The Sorghum bicolor cultivar BTx623 chromosome 6, Sorghum_bicolor_NCBIv3, whole genome shotgun sequence genome contains the following window.
cgaatcttttaagcctagttactctataattggacaatgtttatcaaataaaaacaaaaatgctacagtgttaaaatccaaaaagtttttgaatctaAACCGGCCTTAAACATGAGGTGTTTACGCTTAGTCGAGGAGGAGAAAGCGGTGGtgccgtggtggtggtggtggacatGCACAGTACAACGATGTTTACGCTTCGGGATCACAACGTGACGGGTGTTTTTCAGTGGTACtgtattatatattatttgcaAGTACCCACGTGGGCAGGACACGCATTCAAGGGATCGATATCATCGCTGGTAATcagcgagaagaagaagaagaagaagaagaagatttaTCTCAACCCAAAACACGGACGGTCGGATCTCGGATGCCATAAGTTCGTCTCCTGTGCACCGAAGGTCCAAGGATTTCGCACACAGAGAGTACTCTAGCTAGCTAGTTAAACAAATCTTTCTGGACGTACGTACGTCTCCGTGCCGGACGTACGTCTCGGCATCTTCTGCGCCGTGCTGCTTCCAGTTCGATCGATCGGTCAGTCTCAGGCTGCTGCCGGACCAGCTCGTGTAGGAGTACGCGTACTATTGAAAGATGCTAGATCGACGTAAGTGCAGCACAAAAGCACACATGAAATGCCTGCAAAGAAAGAAACCAGCAGAGGAGAAAATAAAGAGACGCACGCACAGAAACATGAATGCCGGCCTGATCCTTCCTACATGTCTCAAAGTTTCATTTTCATGCATGCAGAGTGCCGGCCATACCaccagttaggccttgtttagttcatctcaaaatctaaaaagttttcaaaattccctgtcacatcgaatcttacggcacatgcatgaaacattaaatatagacaaaaacaaaaactaatcacacagtttgactgtaaatcacgagacgaatcttttgactctagttagtctatgattggataatatttaccacaaacaaacgaaagtgctacagttccgaaaacttttcagttttcgaaactaaacaaggccttgcattATGGAGCAGGGCACAGGAGCAGCTGGGATGGGATGCGTGATCGCGCGGGCATCTGATTTGATGGTGGAGCAAGTAGCTTGAACTTATTAGCTACTATATAGTCACAACAAACCTGTAAAAAGTATTTATAGCATATATAAGCTAATTTTCAACGAAAACAAGGTCAACGCCGCAGCTTTCACAAGTACTCCTACGACTCCTACTCGGAGGCGGTCGGATACGATCAACCTGACAAAATGAACTCACCAACCAGTAGCCAGCTAACTAGATCTCTGTAGCCTTTTTGAGTTGATGCTTGCAGTCCATTACGGTATTAATACACAAAACTACTAATAGTATGCTGTTGGTTGCCTGCATCGTCGTATGTACGAACCAGAGGCCCACGCTGAACAGACTATCTTTATTTGGTTGGCTACATGCATACGCATAGAACATGGCTGAAAATATATAGTGTTTGGTTTACCACGTAAAGTTGTACCTTAAAAACAGGTAACAACTAATCTTACAATTCTCCAAGAAACGATCCACATAGGAACTCAAATCTAAAATGAGTAGCGAGAGACCTAAAATCAGCCTCCAACAGATTATTTATACAAAAAACCTATTTTAGATTGCTTGAGAGGCACAATCCAAATATAATTATCCTCTCTCATAGAAATCCATTTGTAGAAAGAATTCTCTTTTGGGTCATATTGTTAGAGAAAATACTAAATAGGTATTGAACTCTTTCACTGCAGCACTACCTAAAAGTCAAATGGGTTATTTTGGGTGCTGTTGTTAAAGATAGTCTAACTATTTGGATACTATGGCTAATTGCTAGCTACCTAAAAATTATCTAAATTTAGCTCTAATGCATCCAAATAAGAGAGCTAATATAGTTTGGCTAATTTTTTAGTCAAATCTTCAACTAGTTATTAACCAACCATAGCTATTTTTTAGCCCTAACCAGTAAGTAGTCAAGTGTATCCAAATATGTtcacttgagcttatctgccgaatctgcCAGACATtcagcaatgtttttctctcataataaatcaccgAACAATATTTTCAGTCATGGCTTTTCAGACAAGCGAACAGACTCACGTCCCTACTTTACTTCTAATATATTAATCTATTTCAAAATACACTACTATCACTTAGTATACATTAATCACATGTTAATAGCGCTACTAAGAAAATTTGCACTATACTAAGCGAGCCTGACTCGCTAGAAACGCTACTGAAATTCATATATGGTGAGCGATACTGTGGGCTGCCTTTTGCATTTGGGAAGTCAGATCCACTACAAGAATTCTGTTAATTCATGACAAAAAATTTCCGTCATGGATCACCAAAAAACCGTCACAATACAATATCTTTGATGGTTTCATCAGATATCGTCACGGATTGAGCGTCATGGATTAACCTCTGTGACGATTTTGACCAAACCGTCACAAATTGACAAAATCCGTGACGATCTCACAGTTGAACCCAAAGCCTAGTTAGCCCAGCCCAAGCCCAATACCTATGACGGTTCTAAACCGTCACAAATAAATTGCCACATCATCATCAGACTGCTTACGTGGATGATAACATGGATGCTTACATCACCAACTGGCCCATCTATTTTTGTTTTAAGAAGAAATCCCAACATTCATTGAATGACAAATATGGTGAAATTTCATTATAGCATTCTGAATTATAGATTTACAACCATTTGGTCAAATATGTTTATATAAAAAGATTTACAAATTGATGATGAATCAATTTAAAAACTACACTAATTCAAACAGCTAACATTGTCTATCCACCATGCCGCGATAAGCAAATAAGCAATGCAACCGCCTTGGTGAAATGATGTTCCTTGGTCAAGCACTTCTCCAATATTGTTTTATCCACCAATTCTCTTCCTAAAAACCAGAAAAAGAAACGTTCAATCAAATGGTGATTCAAAGAACTTAATAGATAGCACTGCAACGACAAGATAATGTAACACTACTAATTGTTGAATTATAGATTAGAACACAAAAACTATTAATTCATGTAAGAAAAACTTATGTATCTACTCAATAGTCTGGCAGCCGTTTTATCAAAACAGGAATAAATGCAAGTAACACATACACGGAAGATATATTGCCATAGTCAGTGCACCtagagaaatacatgatttgccAAGGGAGCATAGCTTTGAATTAGGGTGGCAAAAAGAGAAATAACAGGTCAACCAGCAAACTTAGAGTTTTCTGAAATCTCAATTACCACACTTGTTTTTTGTGTGCCTGCTGAAAAATAAATGCTAATGTTACTACATACTATACTATCGAAAATGTCCAGCATGCTTTAAAATTATTAAACTTCTTGTTTAGCAAACAGGAGGTTAGAACCTATAATACTCACTCAAAACTCACTAGTTAGATAGAACAGTGATTGAAAGCATAGCGACTGCCTCAAACTAGTGCTGAAACCTATTCCAAATGGCCTGTAGTTGCACAATAGATAGCAGTCATCGTCAGATTTATTTGTCATACATATATGATGCTTAAATCCCTACAGAAAGTGTAGATGGAAAAATAGAGGGCTACAAGCAGGAAATAGTAGTACACTTGCCATCAATTTATTACAAGTGACATCACAACAGTAGGAGCTAACTAACCATGCTAACTAGAAGCAGCTCCGTGACTACCTATGGTCGAATTAATAAgcagttgtagtatactgaacTTCCAAAGATTAATTTAACTAGGAGCAGTACACTGAACTACATCTTTAATCTAGACTTTGGCCGATGGCTATATGCATCCAGAATACAAGAGACCACCAGCAAATTTATAGTTTAATGGTGAACTACAGAATTAAGTATATTAAAATCTACACTACTGCATTACATGCAGAACATATCACTGTAAATAGCCTAAAATTATTATTCATAACACTATGAGAATGCACAGTTTCTTGGGTGTTAGATAACCTGGGACAAAATATCACCACAATAGTATAGCTAATCATCTATTGAACACTTCATTGAAAAATATATACAAGAATAACATGTATAACTTTAGTATCGAGTATGATTTTTAGAGTGTTCTCCGAGCTTGTCAAATTTATGTTTTTATTGATGCTGAACTGAATTCATATTAAAAAATACAGAATCATGTTGCTGTTGCCGGTTAACAGATGCAAAGCCAACACCATTGAACTGCTGCTAATTCAGAAGAAATTCAAAACCTGAAAAATTCAGAACTGCAAAAATTTAGAACCCTAACGCATCATTGCAGGACATCAGTGAATGGGTTATGCAATTTATACTCTGAATAGGATGAATTTATGTTAGCATATATTGGAAATTACTAACCTCTggtctcccaaaaacaaaggcatgagaaGACCTCTGCCAAATCTAACCACAGAGAAGGCCGTCATCGCCAGCATCCTGGCAGAGCTTGTCACGCCAGAGCTACACGTCACCATGCCTCTGCATGTGCCGGAGCAGCATGCTGCTAGGCAGGGCAGCGTCCGCCCAGAGCTGCACGCCTCCAAGCCGTTGCATCTACCCGGAGCAGCACTACCAGGCTGCCTCTGCCCAGATCTCGGAGTCACGCGCCACCAGGCCACATCTACCGCCGCGCCACCATGCCGCATCTACGGGAGCCGCCTGCTCCAGGCCGCGTCCGCTAGTGTGGCGTGGGATGTGCGTGGCACCTGCTGGAAGGGAGAGAACTGGGAGAGTGTGGGTGTGGGTGGCGGCTGGTGGAGGGAGGGGGGCAGCTGCGGTGGGTAGGATTAGGTTTTGGGTCTCTTACTATATACGTGAGCTGTTAGCGGGCTTTGGGTTGGATATCCAAAACGCTATCTCCTGTGTTGTAATTGATAGTGTACAATTGGTGACGTTCTCAAAATCCATCACCAAGAAACCGTCACAGATTAacacatttcttgtagtgtccAGATTTCCGAGCAGACAACCAAACACTAATATCTCAAGAACCTTCTGGTGTACGTCGAGCCTTGACATCATTTGGTTTTTGAAAGTAAATTGGCATGTTCGTTTATTGGCTTATGTCGATGATAAAAAGTACTGtttactgatttattatgataaaaaatattatataaTGATTAATAAGTCATTCTGATAAGTTCAAGCGACCAAGACCTTAGGAAGGTGTCCTAAGCTAAAACATATACAATGCCATTGTTTGGTATGGGAACAGCCAAAAAATAAAGATCATGTTTAAGGCTAATTTAGATCGCATGAGCTAGTAGTTAGCTGGTAAAATTAGCTCTAGTAACTGAGACACTCTAGCTATTAGCATAAAATGAACTATTTAGCTAATAtgcctccattctaaattatcagccgttttgactttttttatacATAAAATTTGTTGTACATATACatgtctagatgcatagcaaATTCAATGTATCCAAAAAGTCAACATAATtaataatttggaacagaggggcTTCATAAAAAAGTTATTAATTAACACTTTACTAGCTAAGTATATTAGCTGGAGGATCTAGATGGAGCTTAGCTAATATGTCCGTTAATATCTCCCCTAATAAAAAACTATTAGCTAGCTTCCTTAGCTAGCAGCTAACAATCAACTGTCTGGATCCAAAGAGGCTCTAAACTAGACGCAAACGCAGGCACAGCCGCTTGCTCCCCGGTGATTCGCAGAGCAAGAGCAAATTTTCTTGTGTGTCTGCTTGCTTGCGATCTCCGCGTGGGCGTGGCTAGGTTTCGTTGGACTGTGGATATATATGCAGCACACTTGGCTTCTCCTGGGTTAATTTCCAGAAAAGATGGAAGTGACATGACTGCTCAACTACTAAACCAACCGGCCGAGCGAATTGAAGAGGTGCAAACAAGACAGCTGACACGCCCCGGGAGTATATATACACGGGTTAATCAATTCAGGGCTTCCCTTCCAAGGAACCGACGTATATACACCATTTTTCATACAAATATATTACTCGCTCCAATTTGCTTGTCTTGATAGGAACCTACCCTGATACTAGCTTAAGATTATCCATCGAACCACCAGTCTTTCAtcaatgtttttctcttacaagtCACAACAAATCAATAAATAGTACTTTCGGCTATGACTTTTTTAGACAAGCAAATAAGTACAACACTATCTGCCAGCCTCTTTAATTGGTCTGGTATGATGGTGCTAACTAATTAACGGGATTAAGCCCAAATGCTATACATTATTGTTTGGGGAAGGGGGGATGTTATTCATTGGCTTGGATATGCTTTCAGTACGGATATAACAAGTAGTACAATGGAGGAGGAGCCACTATAGGATGTGGTACACGGCTTGATGCTTGTTAACCACACAGATTTtgtactaggccttgtttagttccgaaaaaattcagatttcgctactgtagcacttttgtttttatttgataaatattatccaatcatgaactaactaggatcaaaagatccgtctcgtgatttacagacaaactatgtaattagtttttgttttcgtctaaatttaatgcttcatgcatgtgccgcaagattcgatgtgacggagaatcttgaaaattttttggatttcgaggtgaactaaacaaggccctactccTATGTTTGTTGACCAATGGGCGGAGATCCTAGACGACGCACGGTTTCATTCAACAACGGCCACACGCAAACGGCAGGATGGTACTGCAAACACGAAACTGCACatgattttattttcttttcggaAGAAAACTGGAGAAGTTTTCACATTGTTTACTTTCTCACTCATGCGTCCTTtcgattatttatatatatatatataataaaaaaaagaaccTAGAAGTCCACTGTACCCTTCACTTCCGAGAGGGACAAAAGCTTGAGATCACACGCACACACCTCGCCTCGCCATGTGACAGTGTGTCTGCCGTTTGACCGGGGATTCGCTTACTTCGGCCTTTTTATAGTTAATGGCTGAAAAGTTTTAGGTGgaatattttcatttgtatttggtaattattatctaattataaattaactatGTTTAAAGAATTTATCtcgaaattatagataaactatgaaattagttattttttatatatatttaatactccatgtatgtcccacaaaattcgatgtgataagaaatcttgaaatgttttataattttgcgtgtaactaaacaagaccttaagcgCAAGGGGAACGAAAGCGAAACAGAAAAGCCTCATTACTGTACTACATACATACTGTACTCACCAAACGCACACGCATGGCATGTTACCCGGCTGGGGTGGTTCCGTTACTCCTGTGTCTGCAAGCTAGTGGCTCCAgcagcgtgcgtgcgtgcgtgcgcagACTGCAGAGAGAGGCGCACACAGGAGGCCAATCATTTGACCGTGACTGTTGGCAAAAGTCCAAGGCCTGGGAATTTTCCATGATCTCGGTGACACCACACGTCCACACCACCGCCGCTCCATGGCTCCATGTTCTGAAACCAGCCGAGTTTGTTAAGGTTTTCCCTCGAGG
Protein-coding sequences here:
- the LOC110436584 gene encoding uncharacterized protein LOC110436584; translated protein: MRHGGAAVDVAWWRVTPRSGQRQPGSAAPGRCNGLEACSSGRTLPCLAACCSGTCRGMVTCSSGVTSSARMLAMTAFSVVRFGRGLLMPLFLGDQRPFGIGFSTSLRQSLCFQSLFYLTRRELVDKTILEKCLTKEHHFTKAVALLICLSRHGG